A portion of the Bacillus sp. es.034 genome contains these proteins:
- the ffh gene encoding signal recognition particle protein — protein MAFEGLADRLQGTIQKIRGKGKISEADVKEMMREVRLALLEADVNFKVVKQFVKKVSERAVGQEVMKSLTPGQQVIKVVQEELTNLMGGEQSQIAVAKRPPTVIMMVGLQGAGKTTTTGKLANLLRKKHNRKPLLVAADIYRPAAIKQLETIGKQLSLPVFSMGDQVSPVEIAKKAIEKAKEEHHDYVLIDTAGRLHIDENLMGELKEIKELSNPDEIFLVVDAMTGQDAVNVAQSFNDALGISGVVLTKLDGDTRGGAALSIRSVTEKPIKFVGMGEKMDALEAFHPERMASRILGMGDVLSLIEKAQANVDEEKAKELEQKMRTMSFTFDDFLDQLGQVKQMGPLDELLKMMPGANKMKGLDKIQVDDKQISHVEAIIQSMTGDEKTHPETINASRRKRIAKGSGTSIQEVNRLLKQFEDMKKMMKQMSGMQGKGKKKGMKFPFM, from the coding sequence ATGGCATTTGAAGGATTAGCCGACCGACTGCAAGGTACAATACAAAAAATCCGTGGAAAAGGAAAGATCTCAGAAGCGGATGTTAAAGAAATGATGCGTGAAGTTCGTCTTGCTCTTTTAGAAGCAGACGTTAATTTTAAAGTGGTGAAGCAATTCGTCAAGAAAGTAAGTGAACGGGCTGTCGGACAAGAAGTCATGAAGAGCCTTACACCGGGTCAACAGGTCATCAAAGTTGTTCAGGAAGAGCTTACAAACTTGATGGGTGGCGAACAAAGTCAGATTGCCGTCGCTAAACGTCCACCGACTGTCATCATGATGGTTGGGTTACAGGGTGCAGGTAAAACGACGACCACTGGTAAGCTTGCGAACCTGCTTCGAAAGAAACATAACCGCAAACCGCTGTTGGTGGCTGCTGATATTTACCGTCCGGCTGCCATCAAACAGTTGGAAACGATCGGAAAGCAATTAAGCCTTCCCGTGTTTTCAATGGGAGATCAGGTAAGCCCGGTTGAAATTGCGAAAAAAGCCATCGAAAAGGCAAAAGAAGAACATCACGATTATGTTCTGATTGATACGGCAGGTCGACTTCACATTGATGAAAACCTGATGGGAGAGCTGAAAGAAATCAAAGAACTCTCCAATCCGGACGAGATTTTCCTCGTCGTGGATGCCATGACCGGTCAAGATGCAGTAAATGTCGCACAAAGCTTCAATGATGCTCTTGGCATATCGGGTGTTGTCCTGACAAAGCTCGACGGTGACACCCGGGGCGGTGCAGCGTTATCCATCCGTTCCGTCACTGAAAAGCCTATTAAATTTGTCGGTATGGGTGAAAAGATGGATGCCTTGGAAGCCTTCCATCCTGAGCGTATGGCCTCACGGATCCTCGGTATGGGGGATGTCTTGTCCCTTATTGAAAAGGCTCAGGCAAACGTGGATGAAGAGAAGGCAAAAGAACTGGAACAAAAAATGCGTACCATGTCTTTCACTTTTGATGATTTCCTTGATCAGCTAGGTCAAGTGAAGCAGATGGGTCCATTGGACGAACTTCTCAAAATGATGCCTGGTGCAAACAAGATGAAGGGTCTGGATAAGATTCAAGTCGATGACAAGCAGATCAGTCACGTAGAGGCCATCATCCAATCCATGACAGGCGATGAAAAAACCCACCCGGAAACAATTAATGCTTCCCGTCGTAAACGGATTGCTAAAGGGAGCGGGACATCCATTCAAGAGGTGAACCGTCTTCTGAAACAATTCGAGGACATGAAGAAAATGATGAAACAGATGAGTGGGATGCAAGGAAAAGGTAAGAAAAAAGGGATGAAATTCCCATTTATGTAA
- a CDS encoding putative DNA-binding protein has translation MLEKTTRMNYLYDFYQSLLTPKQRSYMSLYYLDDFSLGEIAEEYNVSRQAVYDNIKRTEAMIEEYEEKLLLFKKFQERNEILDQLRQKIEEPSIDSSHCLKLIDDLEILD, from the coding sequence GTGCTGGAGAAAACGACCAGAATGAATTATCTCTACGATTTTTATCAATCTTTGTTAACTCCTAAGCAGAGAAGCTATATGTCCCTCTATTATCTGGATGATTTCTCTTTAGGTGAAATCGCTGAGGAATATAATGTTAGCCGGCAGGCAGTGTACGATAACATTAAGAGGACAGAGGCCATGATCGAGGAGTACGAAGAAAAGCTTTTATTATTTAAGAAATTTCAAGAACGCAACGAGATTCTTGACCAACTCAGACAAAAAATAGAAGAGCCATCAATCGATTCTTCTCATTGTTTAAAACTCATTGATGATCTTGAAATATTGGATTAG
- the ftsY gene encoding signal recognition particle-docking protein FtsY gives MSFFKKLKDKFTQSSDNVTEKFKDGLSKTRNNFTSKVNDLVARYRKIDEEFFEELEEILIGADVGFDTVMELIDELKLEVKRKNIQDTEDVQSVISEKLVEIYQGDREEDSSLNIQDDQLTVLLFVGVNGVGKTTTIGKMAHMFKEQGKNVVLAAGDTFRAGAIEQLEVWGERVGVPVIKQAAGSDPAAVMFDAVQSAKAKKADILICDTAGRLQNKVNLMKELEKVKRVIEREIPGAPHEVLLVLDATTGQNAMVQAKTFKEATNVSGIVLTKLDGTAKGGIVLAIRNELEIPVKYVGLGEKMDDLQPFDAEKYVYGLFSTLVDEEE, from the coding sequence GTGAGTTTTTTTAAGAAGCTTAAAGATAAATTTACGCAGTCCAGTGATAATGTCACAGAGAAATTTAAAGATGGGTTAAGTAAAACAAGAAACAACTTCACGTCAAAGGTTAATGACCTGGTGGCCAGATACCGTAAAATCGATGAAGAATTCTTTGAAGAGCTGGAAGAAATCCTGATCGGAGCGGATGTCGGATTTGATACCGTCATGGAGCTCATTGATGAACTTAAACTTGAAGTGAAGCGAAAGAATATTCAAGATACGGAAGATGTCCAATCCGTCATTTCAGAGAAGCTTGTTGAGATCTACCAGGGCGATCGCGAAGAGGACAGCAGCCTGAATATTCAAGACGATCAACTGACGGTATTACTATTTGTCGGTGTGAATGGGGTAGGGAAGACGACGACCATCGGGAAAATGGCTCATATGTTCAAGGAGCAGGGCAAAAATGTTGTTCTTGCTGCAGGCGATACTTTCCGTGCAGGAGCCATCGAGCAGCTTGAAGTATGGGGTGAACGTGTCGGGGTCCCTGTCATTAAGCAGGCGGCGGGAAGCGATCCTGCGGCTGTGATGTTCGATGCCGTCCAATCTGCCAAAGCGAAAAAGGCGGACATACTCATTTGTGATACGGCAGGAAGATTGCAAAACAAAGTGAATTTGATGAAAGAGCTCGAAAAGGTGAAACGGGTCATTGAAAGAGAAATACCAGGAGCCCCTCACGAAGTATTACTCGTTCTTGACGCAACCACAGGTCAAAATGCCATGGTGCAGGCAAAAACCTTTAAAGAAGCAACAAATGTCTCAGGTATCGTCCTGACGAAGCTTGATGGGACCGCTAAAGGCGGAATCGTGCTTGCAATCCGGAACGAGCTCGAAATCCCCGTGAAATATGTGGGTCTGGGAGAAAAAATGGATGACCTCCAACCGTTCGATGCTGAAAAGTATGTTTATGGCTTATTCTCAACCCTCGTTGATGAAGAAGAATAA
- the smc gene encoding chromosome segregation protein SMC: MFLKQLEVMGFKSFAERISVEFVPGVTAVVGPNGSGKSNIIDAIRWVLGEQSAKSLRGSKMEDVIFAGSDSRKALNIAEVTLVLDNEDGALPIDYSEVSVTRRVYRSGDSEYLLNKQPCRLKDIIELFMDSGLGKEAFSIISQGKVEEILNSKPEERRTIFEEAAGVLKYKSRKKKAENKLFETQENLNRVNDILHELEGQVEPLKLQASMARDYLEKKEELEKFEVALTVYDIEDLHKQWEKLSAEFEQHGQEELVLSSRIQKKEAVLTQTRDKIAALDESISNLQEVLLSTSEELEKLEGRKQVLVERKKNSSTNESQLKQSIEEAENQIERLVSEKEKAKRDFKRIDSEVSGLKELLVTKQNQFKHYNENIEDVIESFKSDYIEKLNQQASAKNEIQYLKQQLEQQSSRSGRLEAENKKYVSQRDELHLRHRERTKELQEQKEQIDEHIFLYREEQKKLESVKSKYEKQEKTLYQAFQFLQQAKSRKEMLEEMEEDYSGFFQGVKEVLKERSGQLTGIQGAVAELITVPKSYETAMETALAASMQHIVVDTEEAGRKAIAFLKKHQYGRATFLPMNVIKGKSIPESQKNMLKGHPSFVGAGADLLHFEDRFQMVISSLVGNVIIAKDLKGANEIAKLVQYRYRLVTLDGDVVNPGGSMSGGTVKQKKNSLLSRKGELEEMKEKLSSMEVQTEQLQAQVKSLKEESSFREKKLEELRVKGERLRLKEQELLSQLREIELSQQNLDERLSLYDLEKKDFTSIKEKHDSRAKELEASLKKIGEEVTQLDQKINELTLQKNSERTSKDTLLNEISDIKANLAARNEQLVNSRQQLNRVQDTMAETNRRQISLQDDLEWLQTEMKDNFSGEEQLGIKAEECAVQKEETSKLIAVRRDERSKLQQIVDDEEVELKELKRLHKGLVGALRDEEVKINRLDVELENRLDHLRDEYMLSFEAAKQDYPLSIEVEEARKKVKLVKLALEELGTVNLGAIDEYERVKERYEFLVDQKNDLSEAKDTLYLVINEMDTEMIKRFDQTFTSIQKEFEGVFKALFGGGRAELKLTDPSDLLNTGVDIVAQPPGKKLQNLGLMSGGERALTAIALLFSILKIRPVPFCILDEVEAALDEANVQRFSQYLKKFSDETQFIVITHRKGTMEEAHVLYGVTMQESGVSKLVSVRLQETKELLET, encoded by the coding sequence ATGTTCCTCAAACAACTAGAAGTAATGGGGTTTAAATCTTTTGCAGAAAGAATATCCGTGGAGTTTGTCCCGGGTGTCACGGCTGTCGTTGGACCAAACGGCAGCGGGAAGAGCAATATTATAGACGCAATCAGGTGGGTGCTTGGTGAACAATCAGCCAAAAGCCTGCGCGGGTCGAAAATGGAAGACGTCATTTTTGCAGGAAGCGATTCAAGGAAAGCCCTCAATATAGCAGAAGTGACCCTTGTCTTGGATAACGAAGACGGCGCACTGCCCATCGATTATAGTGAGGTCAGTGTCACTAGGAGAGTCTACCGTTCGGGAGATAGTGAATATCTATTGAATAAACAGCCGTGCAGGTTGAAGGATATCATAGAACTGTTCATGGATTCAGGGTTAGGAAAAGAAGCTTTCTCGATTATCAGTCAGGGCAAAGTGGAAGAAATCCTGAACAGTAAGCCGGAAGAAAGAAGAACCATCTTCGAAGAGGCTGCCGGGGTATTGAAGTATAAATCACGGAAGAAAAAAGCTGAAAATAAGCTATTTGAAACCCAAGAAAATCTCAATCGTGTGAATGACATCCTTCATGAATTAGAAGGACAGGTAGAACCCCTGAAGCTCCAGGCTTCCATGGCACGTGATTATCTGGAGAAGAAAGAGGAACTTGAGAAGTTCGAAGTTGCCTTGACTGTGTATGATATTGAGGACTTACATAAGCAGTGGGAGAAGCTGAGTGCAGAATTCGAACAGCATGGACAGGAAGAATTGGTCCTTTCCTCCCGAATTCAGAAGAAAGAAGCCGTCCTGACACAAACAAGGGATAAAATTGCGGCTCTGGATGAGTCGATTTCAAATTTACAGGAAGTGCTCCTTTCAACAAGTGAAGAATTAGAGAAACTTGAGGGGAGAAAGCAAGTACTGGTAGAGCGGAAGAAAAATTCGTCCACCAATGAATCTCAGTTGAAGCAATCGATTGAAGAAGCTGAAAATCAAATCGAACGTTTAGTTTCTGAAAAAGAAAAAGCAAAACGCGACTTCAAGAGGATCGATTCCGAGGTGTCCGGTTTAAAAGAACTCCTTGTCACGAAGCAGAATCAATTCAAACACTATAACGAAAATATTGAAGATGTGATTGAATCTTTTAAAAGTGATTACATTGAAAAGCTCAATCAACAGGCCTCTGCAAAAAATGAGATTCAGTATCTTAAACAGCAGCTGGAACAGCAATCCAGTCGCAGCGGTCGATTAGAAGCGGAAAATAAAAAGTATGTTTCTCAACGTGACGAACTCCATTTGCGTCACAGGGAACGGACGAAAGAACTTCAAGAGCAAAAAGAACAGATCGATGAGCACATCTTCTTATATCGTGAGGAGCAAAAGAAGCTTGAATCCGTGAAATCCAAATATGAAAAGCAGGAGAAAACGCTTTATCAGGCGTTTCAATTCCTGCAACAAGCGAAGTCCAGGAAAGAAATGCTCGAAGAAATGGAAGAAGACTATTCAGGTTTCTTCCAGGGGGTAAAAGAGGTCCTGAAAGAGCGTTCGGGTCAATTAACAGGTATTCAAGGGGCGGTAGCGGAGCTTATAACGGTTCCTAAATCATATGAAACGGCTATGGAAACTGCTCTGGCCGCTTCGATGCAGCATATCGTAGTCGATACAGAAGAAGCCGGCCGTAAAGCCATTGCCTTTTTGAAGAAACATCAATATGGCCGTGCCACGTTCCTGCCGATGAACGTAATCAAAGGGAAATCCATACCTGAAAGCCAGAAGAATATGCTGAAAGGGCATCCTTCCTTTGTAGGCGCGGGGGCTGATCTGTTGCATTTTGAAGATCGCTTTCAAATGGTGATTTCAAGCCTTGTGGGTAATGTCATCATCGCAAAGGATCTAAAGGGTGCGAATGAAATTGCGAAGCTTGTTCAATATCGTTACCGGCTTGTTACGCTGGATGGGGACGTTGTCAATCCCGGGGGATCCATGTCCGGAGGTACGGTGAAACAGAAGAAAAATTCCCTTCTATCAAGAAAAGGGGAACTGGAAGAGATGAAAGAAAAGCTTTCCAGTATGGAAGTTCAGACAGAACAGCTTCAAGCCCAAGTGAAATCACTTAAAGAAGAAAGCAGTTTTCGTGAGAAGAAACTCGAAGAATTGAGAGTGAAAGGGGAGAGATTGCGCCTCAAGGAACAGGAACTCCTCTCCCAACTGCGTGAAATTGAACTTTCCCAGCAGAACCTGGATGAAAGACTTTCCCTATATGACCTGGAGAAAAAGGATTTTACGTCAATCAAAGAAAAGCATGATTCCAGAGCGAAAGAATTGGAAGCTTCTCTCAAGAAGATAGGGGAAGAGGTTACCCAGCTTGATCAAAAGATTAATGAGCTGACTCTACAGAAAAATAGTGAACGGACGTCCAAAGACACGTTATTGAATGAAATCAGTGACATTAAAGCGAATCTTGCCGCACGGAATGAACAGCTTGTGAACAGCCGACAGCAGCTGAACAGGGTGCAGGATACGATGGCTGAGACAAACAGGCGACAGATAAGTCTCCAGGATGACCTGGAATGGCTGCAGACAGAAATGAAGGATAACTTCTCGGGTGAAGAGCAACTCGGAATCAAAGCAGAAGAGTGTGCCGTGCAAAAGGAAGAAACGTCCAAGTTGATTGCTGTGCGCAGGGACGAGCGCTCCAAGCTTCAACAGATTGTCGATGATGAAGAGGTGGAGTTAAAAGAATTGAAGCGTCTTCATAAAGGCTTGGTCGGTGCTCTGCGGGACGAGGAAGTGAAAATCAATCGTCTTGATGTAGAACTTGAGAACCGTCTTGATCATTTACGGGATGAATACATGCTTTCATTTGAAGCCGCGAAGCAGGACTACCCCCTCTCCATTGAGGTGGAAGAGGCTAGGAAAAAAGTGAAACTTGTGAAATTAGCACTCGAAGAGCTCGGGACCGTCAATCTGGGTGCGATTGATGAATACGAACGAGTGAAGGAAAGATACGAATTCTTGGTTGATCAGAAGAATGATCTGTCGGAAGCGAAGGACACCCTTTACCTGGTCATTAATGAAATGGACACCGAAATGATCAAACGTTTTGATCAAACCTTTACAAGCATACAAAAGGAATTTGAAGGTGTATTCAAGGCATTGTTCGGTGGTGGAAGAGCAGAGTTGAAGCTGACCGATCCATCTGATCTGCTCAACACCGGTGTGGATATAGTAGCTCAGCCGCCCGGGAAGAAGCTGCAGAACCTGGGGCTTATGTCAGGTGGGGAACGGGCTCTGACTGCCATTGCACTGCTGTTTTCCATTTTAAAGATCCGCCCTGTCCCATTCTGTATACTGGATGAAGTGGAAGCAGCCCTCGACGAGGCGAATGTCCAGAGATTCAGTCAATATTTAAAGAAATTCAGTGATGAAACACAATTCATTGTCATCACCCACCGTAAAGGTACCATGGAAGAAGCCCATGTATTGTACGGGGTCACGATGCAGGAATCCGGAGTGTCTAAACTGGTATCAGTCAGGCTACAGGAAACAAAGGAACTACTTGAAACTTAA
- the rnc gene encoding ribonuclease III, translating to MRKQNRSNGLSKHKNDLKFKTFQNQMGIQFKDEKLLKQAFTHSSYVNEHRRKPYEDNERLEFLGDAVLELTVSQFLFKKYPMMSEGELTKLRAAIVCEPSLVKFSIELNFGELILLGKGEEMTGGRERPALLADVFEAFIGAVYLDQGLETVISVLEKVVYPKINVGAFSHVMDYKSQLQELVQRGSAGMIEYSILEESGPAHNRQFISRVSLNDEELGIGNGRSKKEAEQKAAQKALEKLKQKLDAK from the coding sequence ATGCGGAAGCAAAACAGAAGTAACGGATTATCTAAACATAAAAATGATTTGAAATTCAAGACATTTCAAAATCAAATGGGAATTCAATTTAAAGATGAAAAACTCCTTAAACAAGCTTTTACTCATTCATCCTATGTGAATGAGCATCGTCGAAAACCATATGAAGATAATGAACGCTTAGAATTTCTCGGGGACGCCGTTCTGGAATTAACGGTATCTCAATTTCTTTTCAAGAAATACCCCATGATGAGTGAAGGGGAACTGACCAAGTTAAGGGCGGCCATTGTATGCGAACCTTCCCTGGTGAAGTTCTCGATTGAACTGAATTTCGGTGAGCTCATCCTATTGGGTAAAGGTGAAGAAATGACGGGGGGGCGTGAGAGACCGGCTTTACTCGCCGATGTCTTTGAAGCGTTTATCGGGGCGGTATACTTGGATCAAGGATTAGAAACAGTCATATCTGTCCTTGAAAAAGTGGTCTACCCAAAAATCAATGTCGGTGCTTTTTCTCATGTGATGGATTATAAGAGTCAGTTACAAGAGCTGGTTCAAAGGGGCAGTGCAGGAATGATCGAATATAGTATCCTGGAAGAAAGCGGCCCTGCCCACAATCGTCAGTTTATTTCAAGAGTGAGTTTAAATGATGAAGAGTTGGGCATTGGAAATGGCCGGTCAAAAAAAGAGGCTGAACAAAAAGCCGCACAGAAAGCTCTGGAAAAGTTAAAACAAAAGCTGGACGCGAAATAG
- the acpP gene encoding acyl carrier protein, giving the protein MAEVLDRVTKIIVDRLGVDESQVTLEASFKEDLGADSLDVVELVMELEDEFDMEISDDDAEKIGTVGDAVNYIQAKA; this is encoded by the coding sequence ATGGCAGAAGTATTAGATCGTGTAACAAAAATTATCGTTGATCGTCTAGGTGTAGATGAATCTCAAGTAACTCTTGAAGCTTCTTTCAAAGAAGATCTAGGAGCTGACTCCCTTGATGTAGTTGAGCTGGTTATGGAACTTGAAGATGAATTTGACATGGAAATTTCTGACGATGATGCTGAAAAAATCGGCACAGTAGGTGATGCTGTGAACTACATACAAGCAAAGGCTTAA
- the fabG gene encoding 3-oxoacyl-[acyl-carrier-protein] reductase, which produces MNLEGKVALVTGASRGIGREIALELAREGCHVAVNYAGSEAKANEVVDEIKSMGREAIAVQCNVSDAEGVQAMVKETIGEFGSIDILVNNAGITKDNLLMRMKETEWDDVININLKGVFLCTKAVTRQMMKQRSGRIINISSIVGVSGNPGQANYVAAKSGVIGLTKTTARELAPRGITVNAVAPGFISTDMTDQLPEDVRSEMLKQIPLSRFGAPGDIAKVVTFVASDSASYMTGQTLHIDGGMVM; this is translated from the coding sequence ATGAATTTAGAAGGTAAAGTGGCACTTGTGACAGGAGCATCCCGAGGAATAGGACGGGAGATCGCTCTTGAACTTGCCCGTGAAGGCTGTCATGTCGCCGTGAATTACGCCGGTAGTGAAGCGAAAGCAAACGAAGTCGTGGATGAAATCAAGAGTATGGGAAGAGAAGCAATCGCCGTACAATGTAATGTATCGGATGCTGAAGGTGTCCAGGCAATGGTGAAGGAAACGATTGGTGAATTTGGGTCCATCGATATCCTTGTGAACAATGCCGGCATCACCAAGGATAATCTGTTGATGAGAATGAAAGAAACAGAATGGGATGATGTCATCAACATCAACCTGAAAGGTGTATTTCTGTGCACGAAGGCCGTTACACGTCAAATGATGAAACAAAGAAGTGGTCGTATCATCAATATTTCATCCATTGTCGGAGTGAGCGGGAATCCTGGACAAGCAAATTATGTAGCAGCCAAATCAGGTGTGATCGGTTTGACGAAAACGACAGCTAGAGAACTTGCTCCCCGTGGAATCACAGTGAATGCCGTTGCCCCTGGCTTCATTTCGACGGATATGACTGATCAGCTTCCTGAAGATGTACGGAGTGAAATGTTAAAACAAATCCCGTTAAGCCGTTTTGGCGCTCCGGGGGATATTGCGAAAGTAGTGACATTTGTTGCATCCGATTCCGCATCGTATATGACTGGGCAAACGCTTCATATTGACGGCGGAATGGTCATGTAA
- the fabD gene encoding ACP S-malonyltransferase — protein sequence MNKIAFIFPGQGSQTVGMGKELAGQYPDVKSYFNKADERLDTKLSTIIFDGPQEELTETTNAQPALLTTSMAILERLEAEGITADYTAGHSLGEYSALVAAGAIEFEDAVYTVRKRGEFMEEAVPSGEGTMAAVLGLGREPLKEVTDLVTDEGHPVGLANLNCPGQIVISGTVKGVELSSEKAKEAGAKRVIPLQVSGPFHSQLMKPAAEQFVSILDSITIKDAVVPVIANVTAEPVTGREEIKRLLIEQLYSPVQWEDTVGKLLELGVDTFIEVGPGKVLSGLVKKVNRRVKTYAVQDEASLQQTIQALKEEA from the coding sequence ATGAATAAAATCGCGTTTATCTTTCCTGGCCAAGGTTCCCAAACAGTGGGGATGGGGAAAGAATTAGCCGGGCAATATCCTGATGTGAAATCCTATTTCAATAAAGCCGATGAACGATTGGACACCAAGCTTTCAACAATCATCTTTGATGGTCCCCAGGAAGAGCTTACAGAGACAACGAATGCTCAGCCGGCTCTCCTGACGACCAGCATGGCCATCCTTGAGCGACTGGAAGCCGAGGGCATTACGGCAGATTACACAGCGGGTCACAGCTTAGGGGAATATTCTGCCCTGGTGGCTGCAGGTGCCATCGAATTTGAAGATGCTGTGTATACCGTTCGTAAAAGAGGGGAATTCATGGAAGAAGCAGTACCAAGCGGAGAAGGAACGATGGCGGCCGTCCTTGGTTTGGGCAGGGAACCATTGAAAGAAGTGACAGACCTTGTGACGGATGAGGGTCATCCAGTTGGACTTGCGAACTTGAATTGTCCGGGTCAGATTGTCATTTCAGGTACGGTAAAGGGAGTCGAGCTCTCTTCAGAGAAAGCGAAGGAAGCCGGAGCGAAGCGGGTCATCCCACTTCAGGTAAGTGGCCCTTTCCATTCCCAATTGATGAAACCGGCTGCTGAACAGTTCGTTTCAATCCTGGATTCGATCACGATCAAAGATGCAGTAGTACCCGTCATTGCGAATGTGACGGCAGAGCCTGTAACAGGACGTGAAGAGATCAAGCGTTTATTGATTGAACAATTGTACTCGCCCGTACAATGGGAAGATACGGTCGGGAAGCTTCTTGAATTAGGTGTGGATACATTCATCGAAGTAGGACCAGGTAAAGTCCTTTCAGGTTTAGTGAAAAAAGTGAACAGACGTGTGAAGACATATGCAGTTCAAGATGAAGCGTCCTTACAACAAACCATTCAAGCGCTGAAGGAGGAAGCTTAA